A single genomic interval of Tsukamurella paurometabola harbors:
- a CDS encoding metal-dependent hydrolase, producing the protein MVSLSNKAGRKSSAAEPVGVEIHARNVEFDWDDVPLEWIPGEPVASDIVSSILHVILPEGERWFCEVYTEALPYVKDEDLARTMRGFIGQEAMHAESHDRALSEYLERCGIDTAPLARQMEYTFRKILAPRRYRSDRAQYNDMVQRLWLIAGIEHYTAILGVFALNNAWDKYDVNPVMADICRWHGAEEVEHRSVAHDVANYFDPSYLHRVRAMLTIVFFLGLTLHRSSGFLLRKDPHFSYSYPRLWWEYLKASHRGLLPKIRSVIKYTLLYFKPSFDPASIGSTAQAVAYLATSPAARAAES; encoded by the coding sequence ATGGTGTCCCTCAGCAACAAGGCCGGCAGGAAGTCCTCCGCCGCGGAACCGGTCGGCGTGGAGATCCACGCTCGCAACGTCGAGTTCGACTGGGACGACGTGCCGCTGGAGTGGATCCCCGGCGAGCCCGTGGCCAGCGACATCGTCAGCAGCATCCTGCACGTGATCCTCCCGGAGGGCGAGCGCTGGTTCTGCGAGGTCTACACCGAGGCGCTGCCGTACGTGAAGGACGAGGATCTCGCCCGCACGATGCGCGGCTTCATCGGCCAGGAGGCCATGCACGCCGAGTCGCACGACCGCGCCCTCTCCGAGTACCTCGAGCGGTGCGGCATCGACACGGCGCCCCTGGCGCGGCAGATGGAGTACACCTTCCGGAAGATCCTGGCGCCGCGGCGCTACCGCTCGGACCGGGCCCAGTACAACGACATGGTGCAGCGCCTCTGGCTCATCGCCGGCATCGAGCACTACACCGCGATCCTCGGTGTCTTCGCGCTGAACAACGCCTGGGACAAGTACGACGTGAACCCCGTGATGGCCGACATCTGCCGCTGGCACGGCGCCGAGGAGGTCGAGCACCGGTCCGTAGCGCACGACGTGGCGAACTACTTCGACCCCAGCTACCTGCACCGCGTGCGCGCGATGCTCACCATCGTGTTCTTCCTCGGCCTCACGCTGCACCGCTCGTCCGGCTTCCTGTTGCGCAAGGATCCGCACTTCAGCTACTCCTACCCGCGGCTGTGGTGGGAGTACCTCAAGGCGTCGCACCGCGGGCTGCTGCCGAAGATCCGCAGCGTCATCAAGTACACGCTGCTGTACTTCAAGCCGAGCTTCGACCCCGCGTCCATCGGCTCGACGGCGCAGGCCGTCGCGTACCTCGCCACGTCGCCGGCCGCCCGCGCCGCCGAGTCCTGA
- a CDS encoding WecB/TagA/CpsF family glycosyltransferase, producing the protein MSHTVRILGVRFDDLSVDSAVTRLQEAARGAEALTVVFPNAATLNLAARSPTYRDILNSADFVFGDGTGVRWAARMRGVRLRANLNGTDVIPALLEATPGLRVYLLGGTEEVNAAAAAAAARKFPVDVVGRHHGFFDLDASADVLAAITAAAPDVLLVGFGNPLQEEWIAKNLNALHVPLTAAVGGLFGFWAGTRTRAPGLARRLGVEWVDILLREPHKAKRYLLGNPAFLARAVRSRSADLRR; encoded by the coding sequence GTGTCGCACACCGTCCGCATACTCGGCGTCCGATTCGACGATCTCTCGGTCGATTCCGCGGTGACGCGGCTTCAGGAGGCCGCGCGCGGAGCGGAGGCGCTGACCGTTGTCTTCCCCAACGCCGCGACGCTCAACCTGGCGGCCCGGTCTCCCACGTACCGCGACATCCTGAACTCCGCGGACTTCGTCTTCGGCGATGGCACCGGTGTGCGCTGGGCCGCGCGTATGCGCGGAGTACGGCTGCGCGCAAATCTCAACGGCACAGACGTGATTCCCGCGCTGTTGGAGGCGACGCCCGGCCTACGGGTGTACCTACTCGGCGGGACGGAGGAGGTGAACGCCGCCGCAGCGGCGGCGGCCGCCCGGAAATTCCCCGTCGACGTCGTGGGACGGCACCACGGCTTCTTCGACCTCGACGCCAGCGCAGACGTCCTCGCCGCGATCACCGCCGCTGCGCCCGACGTGCTGCTCGTCGGCTTCGGCAACCCGCTCCAAGAGGAGTGGATCGCGAAGAACCTGAACGCCCTGCATGTTCCGCTGACCGCAGCGGTGGGAGGGCTCTTCGGGTTCTGGGCCGGCACCCGCACCCGGGCCCCCGGACTCGCGCGGCGATTGGGCGTGGAGTGGGTGGACATCCTGCTGCGGGAGCCGCACAAGGCGAAACGGTACCTGTTGGGAAATCCCGCCTTTCTCGCGCGCGCCGTGCGGAGCCGGTCGGCCGATCTGCGTCGCTGA
- a CDS encoding oligosaccharide flippase family protein: MESQTTTHRGRASTSRIARAFGLQLGARVIGLVASLATMAITTTHLGLVSYGHLTAAIVFIGLWTSLTELGIGAVVVRRVTSGMGDLQQLIRVNFGFSLAYCVPLSAAAVLTGAIIYRNTAEVPAMIAIISGSLALTTLASCFQPLFMTDVRFGAVAASDVGGRALSLVGTIVLVRIDADLVWFAAVQLIPPLVMLLIQGFVAHRAVGIRPVFSARQSWDLVRESLPQTGVLIIAALYWRADAFLLSVLSTPEQTGAYGLAYQITSNATVISAVFLASSLSTMTNLYATDTKRFAEFVQRSAEALIFVGAPIALVGFVLSPSIIGLLSTTEFVDAGGRTLGLLFIAIAVTFVTAVLSQGLFAAHDQVFLLRLNVINLLGNIVLNTILIPFYGAVGAAIALIASEVIGMTVAGWRLRTRAPFRPPWGYLLRLSVPLCVATVVAIALRHQPVLIPLVAAAGAYLVTSVLAGPVSFSTVTSMLSRAPAEDRQ, encoded by the coding sequence ATCGAGTCGCAAACGACGACACACCGTGGACGTGCTTCAACGAGCCGCATCGCCAGGGCCTTCGGTCTCCAGCTCGGCGCGAGAGTCATCGGCCTCGTCGCCTCGCTCGCGACGATGGCGATCACCACGACGCACCTCGGGTTGGTGTCGTACGGGCACTTGACGGCGGCGATCGTCTTCATCGGCCTATGGACCAGTCTCACCGAGCTCGGCATCGGGGCCGTGGTCGTCCGCCGAGTCACCTCCGGCATGGGCGATCTACAACAGCTCATCCGTGTCAATTTCGGGTTCTCGCTCGCGTACTGCGTGCCGCTATCGGCGGCCGCGGTGCTGACGGGCGCCATCATCTACCGCAACACGGCCGAGGTCCCGGCGATGATCGCGATCATCTCGGGCAGCCTCGCCCTGACGACGCTCGCATCGTGCTTCCAACCCCTGTTCATGACGGACGTCCGATTCGGCGCCGTCGCCGCCTCGGACGTCGGCGGCCGCGCCCTGTCCCTGGTGGGGACGATCGTGCTGGTGCGGATCGACGCCGATCTGGTGTGGTTCGCCGCCGTCCAACTGATCCCGCCCCTGGTGATGCTGCTGATTCAGGGCTTCGTCGCGCACCGGGCGGTGGGCATCCGTCCTGTCTTCTCCGCACGCCAGAGCTGGGACCTGGTGCGGGAGAGCCTGCCGCAGACGGGTGTGCTCATCATCGCTGCTCTGTACTGGCGGGCCGATGCCTTTCTCCTCAGCGTGCTGAGCACGCCCGAGCAGACCGGCGCATATGGGCTCGCGTACCAGATCACGTCCAACGCAACCGTGATCTCGGCGGTGTTCCTCGCCTCCTCACTGTCCACGATGACGAACCTCTACGCCACCGACACGAAACGATTCGCCGAGTTCGTCCAGCGCAGCGCCGAGGCACTGATCTTCGTCGGCGCGCCGATCGCGCTCGTCGGCTTCGTCCTCTCGCCGAGCATCATCGGACTGCTGAGCACGACGGAGTTCGTCGATGCCGGCGGCCGGACACTGGGGCTGCTGTTCATTGCGATCGCCGTCACTTTCGTCACCGCGGTACTCAGCCAAGGCCTGTTCGCGGCACACGATCAGGTGTTCCTGTTGCGGCTCAACGTGATCAATCTGCTCGGCAACATCGTCCTCAACACGATCCTCATCCCGTTCTACGGCGCGGTCGGTGCCGCGATCGCCCTCATCGCCAGCGAGGTCATCGGGATGACCGTCGCCGGCTGGCGCCTGCGCACCCGCGCGCCCTTCCGCCCGCCCTGGGGCTATCTCCTACGACTGTCGGTGCCGCTCTGTGTCGCGACGGTCGTCGCGATCGCGCTGCGTCACCAGCCCGTCCTGATTCCGCTCGTCGCCGCTGCGGGCGCATACCTGGTCACCAGCGTGCTCGCCGGTCCGGTCAGCTTCTCCACCGTCACGTCCATGCTCTCCCGGGCACCGGCCGAGGACCGGCAGTGA
- a CDS encoding glycosyltransferase: protein MAKLTTPMTREETFVSSELDRAYLRGGVASEPPPAEPGEHPLVVLVVAYRNPGDLRACLDSVAVHLPGIRTLIWDNSGHEWPGMAALRDEFSGVEWHTDGTNRGFAAGVNRLAALAPEADLLLLNPDAVLLGDLAATREALRSPGVAAAAPRIQDSALSALGGRDWDVAHRRRGLVRALVSYAGYAPRLRGTPLSDLYADAPADVEGYLTGACLAIQRDAWDALGPFDEEFFLYGEESDWQWRARRAGWRLVLTDDAGVEHAGHGTVVDDVKAGRRSTDLLRANIALNLEHARGVRAADTYLAGTALLDRVQRSTRRARAAAQRRTAKPSVVITTNRLVYGGAERQHALLAAELDRRGYPVTIACMQRFGPIVAEIPHSVRVVRQPWWAPALDPAPGPQILISATTNTETGFASLWRAGSKDRRWLVAAHSWFGANGTTFSAPLARAMRRADGFVGLAPGHWDVGPQFQNLRKPVFTAPNGIVSAAELGTAPPVRPARVAGRPPHLVMLSRIVEWKNPHLLVEALAGIDAPWELSIYGDGPDRERLERLTPQAVRDRVHWRGWTSGPDAGLADADLLCVPSRDEAFPMVILEAMARGIPVAASAVGAIPAMLNDGAAGRLVWDITVDGWRAELIDLLAHPEAWPESGDRGFQWMRANYSIEAMADGYETAFAGVLE, encoded by the coding sequence ATGGCGAAGCTGACAACGCCGATGACCCGTGAGGAGACGTTCGTGTCGAGCGAGTTGGATCGTGCGTACCTCCGCGGCGGAGTGGCGTCGGAACCGCCGCCCGCCGAACCAGGGGAGCATCCTCTCGTCGTTCTCGTCGTCGCCTACCGGAATCCGGGGGATCTGCGGGCGTGTCTGGATTCCGTCGCGGTGCACCTACCGGGTATCCGTACTCTGATCTGGGATAATTCGGGCCACGAATGGCCGGGAATGGCGGCGTTGCGTGACGAGTTCTCCGGTGTCGAGTGGCACACGGACGGGACGAACAGGGGTTTCGCGGCCGGCGTGAACCGGCTCGCGGCGCTCGCTCCCGAGGCCGATCTGTTGCTGCTCAATCCCGACGCGGTGCTGCTCGGAGACCTGGCTGCGACGCGGGAGGCACTGCGTTCACCGGGCGTTGCGGCCGCTGCTCCCAGAATTCAGGATTCGGCACTCTCCGCGCTCGGCGGGCGCGATTGGGACGTCGCGCACCGCCGGCGGGGCCTGGTCCGCGCGCTGGTCTCCTATGCGGGCTACGCGCCTCGGCTGCGCGGTACTCCGCTCTCCGACCTGTACGCGGATGCGCCCGCCGACGTAGAGGGGTATCTGACCGGCGCGTGCCTCGCGATTCAGCGCGATGCGTGGGATGCGCTGGGGCCGTTCGACGAGGAGTTCTTCCTGTACGGCGAGGAATCCGACTGGCAGTGGCGTGCTCGGCGTGCCGGCTGGCGGTTGGTGCTGACCGACGATGCCGGGGTCGAGCACGCCGGACACGGCACCGTCGTCGATGACGTGAAGGCCGGCCGACGCTCGACGGACCTGCTACGCGCGAACATCGCCCTGAACCTCGAGCACGCACGAGGCGTTCGGGCCGCCGACACGTACCTGGCGGGCACGGCGTTGCTGGACCGGGTGCAGCGGTCGACACGCCGCGCGAGGGCGGCGGCCCAGCGGCGGACCGCGAAGCCGTCGGTCGTGATCACCACCAATCGGCTGGTTTACGGCGGCGCGGAGCGTCAGCACGCGCTGCTCGCGGCGGAGCTGGATCGTCGGGGCTACCCCGTGACCATCGCCTGCATGCAGCGTTTCGGTCCGATCGTGGCCGAGATCCCGCACTCGGTGCGCGTGGTTCGCCAGCCCTGGTGGGCCCCGGCTCTGGACCCGGCGCCGGGCCCGCAGATCTTGATCAGCGCCACGACGAACACCGAGACGGGGTTCGCGTCGTTGTGGCGTGCGGGCTCGAAGGACCGGCGGTGGCTGGTGGCTGCGCACTCCTGGTTCGGGGCGAACGGCACCACCTTCTCGGCACCGCTGGCCCGCGCGATGCGTCGTGCCGACGGTTTCGTCGGACTCGCTCCGGGGCACTGGGACGTGGGCCCGCAGTTCCAGAACCTGAGGAAGCCGGTGTTCACCGCGCCGAACGGCATCGTGTCGGCGGCCGAACTCGGCACCGCTCCGCCCGTTCGGCCCGCCCGCGTCGCTGGGCGGCCCCCACATCTGGTGATGCTCAGCCGGATCGTCGAGTGGAAGAACCCGCACCTGTTGGTGGAGGCGCTGGCGGGGATCGATGCGCCGTGGGAGTTGTCGATCTACGGCGACGGACCCGACCGTGAGCGACTCGAACGACTCACGCCGCAAGCGGTGCGGGATCGGGTGCACTGGCGTGGCTGGACGTCGGGACCCGACGCCGGTCTCGCCGATGCGGATCTGCTCTGCGTGCCCAGCCGCGACGAGGCCTTTCCGATGGTGATCCTCGAGGCCATGGCCCGCGGCATCCCGGTGGCCGCGTCCGCGGTTGGCGCGATCCCCGCCATGCTCAATGACGGAGCGGCCGGCCGACTCGTGTGGGATATCACCGTCGATGGATGGCGGGCGGAGCTGATCGACCTGCTCGCGCACCCAGAGGCCTGGCCGGAGTCGGGTGATCGCGGATTCCAGTGGATGCGCGCGAACTACTCGATCGAGGCGATGGCCGACGGCTACGAGACCGCCTTCGCCGGGGTCCTCGAGTGA
- a CDS encoding glycoside hydrolase family 5 protein, whose protein sequence is MTAVRRGVLIALLVMALVAAPLAVPRSAPPGQSTDGMRGINIATLLSQAVTIYDHPAVPGTGEPLMSYVRLQQLGHRLIRLPIDWSFLQPGLDAGNQDFHPAYWAAVREEVGKIKAAGLRVVLGLHNGCEWREPKREAAPTRVCGAGLTVEQTNQVWRKLSDGFRDDPAVVAYDLFNEPTRFSHPTRRDLQAADKPPYSVYQRHVNAVVKTLREAGDRKTLWVESLCCSPYMDFASTDPNGPWVDDRLDRIVYSQHMYPVRNSGQGEDFDAAKLDEDYVRDAGKPWVDRGYERGFLGRLREFGDWCSRSKVTCSIGEVGWYGPGQSDASAEQWNRLGDRWYAIANGYGLAVTYFGASSAFHGPLWAYDAPGPDVWFPAVGLSRKQSQATVIERPENLSRG, encoded by the coding sequence ATGACTGCAGTCCGGCGCGGGGTGCTGATCGCGCTCCTGGTCATGGCGCTCGTCGCCGCGCCACTTGCGGTTCCGCGTTCGGCGCCGCCGGGTCAGTCGACAGACGGTATGCGCGGCATCAATATCGCCACCTTGCTGTCGCAGGCGGTCACCATCTACGACCACCCCGCGGTCCCCGGCACCGGCGAACCGCTCATGTCGTATGTCCGGCTTCAACAACTGGGGCACCGATTGATCCGGCTCCCGATCGACTGGAGTTTCCTGCAGCCCGGTTTGGATGCGGGGAACCAGGACTTCCATCCCGCGTACTGGGCTGCGGTGCGGGAGGAGGTCGGCAAGATCAAGGCCGCGGGCCTGCGGGTGGTGCTGGGCCTGCACAATGGCTGTGAGTGGCGCGAACCGAAACGCGAGGCCGCACCGACCCGGGTCTGCGGCGCCGGGCTCACTGTCGAGCAGACTAATCAGGTGTGGCGCAAGCTCTCCGATGGTTTCCGGGACGACCCCGCCGTAGTCGCTTACGACCTGTTCAACGAGCCCACCCGGTTCAGTCACCCGACCCGGCGAGATCTGCAGGCCGCGGACAAGCCGCCGTACTCCGTGTACCAGAGGCACGTCAACGCCGTCGTCAAGACCCTGCGGGAGGCGGGCGACCGGAAGACGCTCTGGGTGGAGTCGTTGTGCTGCTCTCCGTACATGGACTTCGCATCCACGGACCCGAACGGCCCGTGGGTGGACGACCGACTGGATCGCATCGTGTATTCCCAGCACATGTACCCGGTGCGCAACAGCGGACAGGGCGAGGACTTCGACGCGGCGAAGCTGGACGAGGACTACGTTCGCGACGCGGGCAAGCCGTGGGTCGACCGGGGCTACGAGCGCGGCTTTCTGGGACGGCTGCGCGAGTTCGGCGATTGGTGCTCGCGCAGCAAGGTCACGTGTTCGATCGGAGAGGTGGGTTGGTACGGCCCGGGGCAGTCGGATGCGAGTGCGGAGCAGTGGAACCGCTTGGGTGATCGCTGGTACGCCATTGCCAACGGTTACGGGCTGGCCGTCACCTACTTCGGGGCCTCGTCGGCGTTCCACGGCCCGCTCTGGGCCTACGACGCGCCGGGACCCGACGTGTGGTTCCCGGCGGTGGGGCTGTCGCGCAAGCAGTCCCAGGCCACCGTCATCGAGCGGCCCGAAAACCTGTCGCGCGGATGA
- a CDS encoding O-antigen ligase family protein: MSTVIGRGAPSTTPARPVPWFPSASHERPPDLSFALFVGTAGFFLLGMQQTYTVPGTFGLSVGQTLFALAGITWVCLNITGFSGPIRSKATLIAVLAYVTTSFLSFGASQLRGVPYVAQVALDRYILGDLYLLGTVLFLLTVLRSVGGLRIVLGAFVIGATVSAWFGLVMVGTGIDLAKYFTFPGLNFRDYQIVTNLMREGVARPQGSAGHPLELSAILTVMTPMAISLALDARGRRAGTYWLWLGCTTILIGGALVTLSRSAVVGTIAAVVVMCWRWPITRVASVIVGGGIAIGLGLLFQLKFISAMFAVFAGAFGDDSLHSRGRGLTYASEHFWEHPWLGQGVGAYPALKQPVLDNQYVSRLMEAGVIGFVTFVAALAVALFLALRASAAADRSVADLGGGIAGSLAAMIVISFILDTAGFIQIWYLTWILVALAGVTHRLRKDTDPAARRS; encoded by the coding sequence ATGTCGACCGTCATCGGCCGCGGCGCCCCGTCGACGACGCCGGCACGGCCGGTGCCGTGGTTCCCAAGCGCTTCACACGAGCGTCCCCCCGACCTGTCGTTCGCGTTGTTCGTCGGCACCGCCGGATTCTTCCTGCTGGGGATGCAACAGACCTACACGGTGCCCGGGACGTTCGGGCTCAGTGTGGGGCAGACGCTGTTCGCCCTGGCCGGGATCACCTGGGTATGCCTGAACATCACCGGCTTCTCCGGGCCGATCCGCAGCAAGGCCACGCTGATCGCGGTACTCGCGTACGTGACCACTTCGTTTCTGTCCTTCGGCGCGAGTCAGCTGCGCGGCGTGCCCTACGTAGCCCAGGTGGCGCTCGACCGGTACATCCTCGGTGACCTCTATCTGCTCGGCACGGTGCTGTTCCTGTTGACGGTGCTGCGCTCGGTCGGCGGCCTGCGGATCGTGCTCGGTGCCTTCGTCATCGGTGCCACCGTCTCCGCGTGGTTCGGACTGGTGATGGTGGGCACGGGCATTGATCTCGCCAAGTACTTCACCTTCCCCGGCCTCAACTTCCGTGACTACCAGATCGTCACGAACCTCATGCGCGAGGGCGTGGCGCGACCACAGGGCAGTGCCGGCCACCCGCTGGAACTCAGTGCCATCCTCACGGTGATGACACCGATGGCGATCTCGCTCGCCCTGGACGCCAGGGGGCGCCGCGCCGGCACCTACTGGTTGTGGCTCGGGTGCACCACGATCCTCATCGGCGGCGCACTCGTCACGCTCTCCCGGTCGGCGGTCGTCGGCACCATCGCAGCCGTCGTGGTTATGTGCTGGCGCTGGCCGATCACCCGGGTCGCCAGCGTCATCGTCGGCGGCGGGATCGCCATCGGACTCGGCCTGCTGTTCCAGTTGAAGTTCATCTCCGCCATGTTCGCGGTCTTCGCCGGCGCCTTCGGCGACGACTCGCTCCACTCCCGAGGGCGCGGACTCACCTATGCCAGCGAACATTTCTGGGAGCACCCCTGGCTCGGTCAGGGGGTGGGCGCATACCCCGCTTTGAAACAGCCGGTCCTCGACAACCAGTACGTCTCCCGGCTGATGGAGGCCGGCGTGATCGGGTTCGTGACCTTCGTCGCCGCCCTGGCGGTGGCATTGTTCCTGGCGCTGCGGGCATCCGCTGCCGCGGATCGGTCGGTCGCGGACCTCGGAGGCGGCATCGCCGGTTCGCTCGCCGCGATGATCGTGATCTCGTTCATCCTCGACACCGCCGGCTTCATCCAGATCTGGTACCTCACCTGGATCCTGGTGGCGCTCGCAGGCGTGACCCACCGCCTACGCAAGGACACGGACCCGGCGGCCCGCCGCTCCTGA
- a CDS encoding NAD(P)H-dependent flavin oxidoreductase, translated as MISTRITEMFGIDHPVVCGGMTGLGTAPLISAVANAGALGFLTALTQPSPEALAAEIKRTRDLTDKPFGVNLTILPTIDPVPYDEYRAVIVESGVKVVETAGSSPAPHLPDFQAAGVKVIHKATSVRHALSAERKGVDVISIDGFECAGHPGEDDVPGLVLIPAAVRQLSIPVIASGGIATGSGLAAALALGADAVNMGTRFMATVEAPIHQNVKDRIVANSERDTVLVFRSFRNTARVVRNAVSEQIVEIGERPGAVFDDVAELASGARGRANVLGEGRMDDGMWWAGQAQGLVDEVDTVAAVVDRVVADAEEIMTRRLPGLVRD; from the coding sequence ATGATCAGCACCCGCATCACGGAGATGTTCGGCATCGACCACCCGGTGGTCTGCGGCGGCATGACGGGCCTGGGCACCGCCCCGCTCATCTCCGCCGTCGCCAACGCCGGCGCGCTGGGCTTCCTCACCGCGCTGACTCAGCCGAGCCCCGAGGCGCTGGCCGCGGAGATCAAGCGCACCCGGGACCTCACGGACAAGCCGTTCGGCGTGAACCTCACCATCCTGCCCACGATCGATCCCGTCCCGTACGACGAGTACCGCGCCGTCATCGTCGAGTCGGGCGTGAAGGTCGTGGAGACCGCCGGGTCGAGCCCCGCGCCGCACCTGCCCGACTTCCAGGCCGCCGGGGTCAAGGTGATCCACAAGGCCACCAGCGTGCGCCACGCCCTCTCCGCCGAGCGCAAGGGCGTCGACGTGATCAGCATCGACGGCTTCGAATGCGCCGGTCATCCGGGCGAGGACGACGTCCCCGGCCTCGTGCTCATCCCCGCGGCCGTGCGGCAGCTGTCGATCCCCGTCATCGCGTCCGGCGGCATCGCCACCGGCAGCGGCCTCGCCGCGGCGCTCGCCCTCGGCGCCGATGCCGTGAACATGGGCACCCGCTTCATGGCGACCGTCGAGGCCCCGATCCACCAGAACGTCAAGGACCGGATCGTCGCCAACTCCGAGCGCGACACGGTGCTCGTCTTCCGCAGCTTCCGCAACACCGCACGCGTGGTGCGCAACGCGGTCTCCGAGCAGATCGTCGAGATCGGGGAGCGCCCCGGCGCCGTCTTCGACGACGTCGCCGAGCTCGCGTCCGGCGCGCGGGGCCGCGCCAACGTCCTCGGCGAGGGCCGCATGGACGACGGCATGTGGTGGGCCGGTCAGGCGCAGGGCCTCGTCGACGAGGTCGACACCGTCGCCGCCGTCGTCGACAGGGTCGTCGCCGATGCCGAGGAGATCATGACCCGCCGCCTGCCGGGACTCGTCCGCGATTGA
- a CDS encoding glycosyltransferase family protein, with amino-acid sequence MLWLSPWMRPLARVYCEQLLGAGWDVVLVTTDQHPESDGPRHYEWVLDARPRTPGTWPDFARALRAARAFAPDVVVTELVRDPRWMLLTGGAPRINLIHDDRPHGADEVFPAWERALFGRWARSAAGTGAFSEYVGSRIGATVTMPLASDLDEASVGAVVPAADRRDFVAVGRLAEYKNLGVTLAAWEQHVAGPGWRGDELILIGDGNLPAGLPPAVRWRRGRYSYADVVEPMARAKGSVAHYRLATQSGVQVLAMQLGVVPMVSPEGALPEFQPPGEDPIGVDDVAGLTRAFDALADPAAAERRGRAAREHYLRHHAASVSVRPLDSELRRLATLPGLRVNGIRAVRRCR; translated from the coding sequence GTGCTGTGGCTCTCGCCCTGGATGCGGCCCTTGGCCCGCGTCTACTGCGAACAACTCCTCGGGGCCGGGTGGGACGTGGTCCTGGTGACCACCGACCAGCATCCGGAATCCGACGGTCCGCGCCACTACGAGTGGGTGCTCGATGCGCGTCCCCGCACGCCCGGCACGTGGCCGGACTTCGCTCGGGCGCTGCGGGCGGCTCGGGCCTTCGCACCCGACGTGGTCGTCACGGAGCTGGTGCGGGATCCGCGGTGGATGCTGCTCACGGGCGGGGCACCCCGGATCAACCTCATCCACGACGACCGGCCGCACGGTGCCGACGAGGTCTTCCCCGCCTGGGAGCGTGCGCTCTTTGGGCGGTGGGCCCGGTCGGCCGCCGGAACGGGTGCGTTCAGCGAGTACGTCGGCAGCCGGATCGGAGCGACGGTGACGATGCCGCTGGCCAGCGACCTCGACGAGGCGAGCGTGGGGGCCGTGGTACCGGCCGCCGACCGCCGAGACTTCGTCGCGGTGGGCCGGCTCGCGGAGTACAAGAATCTCGGCGTGACGCTCGCCGCGTGGGAGCAGCACGTCGCGGGGCCGGGGTGGCGTGGCGACGAACTGATCCTCATCGGTGACGGGAACCTCCCCGCGGGCCTGCCCCCGGCCGTGCGATGGCGTCGCGGCCGATACTCGTACGCCGACGTGGTGGAACCCATGGCGCGCGCAAAGGGCTCGGTCGCGCACTATCGTCTGGCGACGCAGAGCGGCGTGCAGGTGCTGGCGATGCAACTCGGGGTGGTGCCGATGGTCTCGCCGGAGGGGGCACTGCCGGAGTTCCAGCCCCCGGGTGAGGATCCGATCGGGGTGGACGACGTGGCGGGGCTGACGCGCGCGTTCGACGCACTCGCGGACCCGGCCGCCGCCGAGCGTCGCGGACGCGCGGCCCGCGAGCACTATCTGCGTCACCACGCCGCCTCTGTTTCAGTGCGTCCCCTGGACAGCGAGCTCCGCAGGCTGGCCACACTCCCGGGGTTACGGGTCAACGGGATCCGTGCGGTTCGACGGTGCCGGTGA
- a CDS encoding glycosyltransferase family 4 protein, producing MSGRIAQSVRHRTDGYEFVERMYGAGAHGADAILAYDERTGVPALLTGRTPVAAGIGWLTTRANSRRVHRELAARALPRAGAVWAQCSAVLPVLQREWGLAASRMQFIPLGIDTDFYVEQAGSGTPGLVVSAGEDRFRDHATLIRAMAQVRARRPETHLELASGLPFDAPEGLVTVHTERLDGRIRDLYARASLVAIALHRTVTGSGLTVVLEAMASGRPVVVTDNPGVADYVEHGVTGLLVPPENPEALQAAIAELLADDDARIAMGRAAANRARERFTTDVMAEHLAAMLTSM from the coding sequence ATGAGCGGCCGCATCGCGCAGTCCGTCCGGCACCGGACCGACGGCTACGAGTTCGTGGAGCGCATGTATGGTGCGGGCGCGCACGGTGCGGACGCGATCTTGGCGTACGACGAGCGCACCGGCGTCCCGGCGCTGCTCACCGGACGGACGCCGGTCGCGGCCGGCATCGGCTGGCTGACCACCCGTGCGAACTCCCGTCGCGTGCACCGCGAGCTCGCCGCGCGAGCGCTGCCGCGCGCCGGAGCGGTGTGGGCCCAGTGCTCGGCCGTGCTGCCCGTGCTCCAGCGGGAGTGGGGGCTGGCCGCTTCCCGTATGCAGTTCATCCCCCTGGGTATCGATACCGACTTCTACGTCGAACAGGCGGGCTCCGGCACTCCGGGGCTCGTGGTGAGCGCCGGCGAGGACCGGTTCCGTGACCACGCGACCCTGATCCGCGCGATGGCGCAGGTCCGCGCGCGGCGTCCGGAAACCCATCTCGAACTGGCCTCCGGTCTGCCCTTCGACGCGCCGGAGGGCCTGGTCACGGTGCACACCGAGCGTTTGGACGGACGGATCCGTGACCTCTACGCCCGGGCGTCCCTGGTTGCGATTGCACTCCATCGTACCGTCACCGGATCCGGCCTCACGGTGGTCCTGGAGGCGATGGCCAGTGGCCGCCCCGTCGTGGTGACCGACAACCCCGGCGTCGCAGACTACGTCGAGCACGGCGTGACCGGCCTGCTGGTTCCACCGGAGAATCCCGAAGCGCTGCAGGCCGCCATCGCCGAGCTGCTCGCCGACGACGACGCGCGGATCGCGATGGGGCGTGCCGCGGCGAACCGGGCGCGAGAGCGATTCACGACGGACGTCATGGCCGAGCATCTCGCGGCGATGCTGACGTCGATGTAA